The stretch of DNA TTACGTTGTTTTCGCATTTTGGTTGCCTTCGCCGTTTTTCGATATGTTCTGAACGGGGAGTATAAAACACCAAAAGACTTTTTTCAAGGCTTTTGGCTGCTGAAAAGTCCCGCTTAACTGCTGCGGGGGAAATCACTTCGTTACCGAAATTCAGTCGACAGACACGCCAGCAGCAGACAGCACCGAAACTTGGACTTGTTGACAGGCCACCCGTTCGTCGTAAACGTCGCATGTTCCCCCGACCGTCGGGTTCCGAACAGTCTCCGACATCACGCATGTTTATTTAAACGGATGTTAGTCCTAAATATTCACAAAGTATTTAATGACTGGACCATGCCTCCCCGTAGATGTCTACTCATGCGGCATTCAGGTGGCAGTTATTGTTGGCCTTTGGAAATCTTGCTTTAACACGAAAGGGCAACTAATGAGTGCTCTTGCGCATTGCTCCATTCGATTTTAGGGTTTAGGCCCGCGTTGCTTCGGCGGTTTGCGGTTCTACTGGCCATCATCGTTTGTTAGGGATCGATAGCTTTTGCAGGCGTGTTCGTGGCGAAAGCCACGCGGGGACACTTGTGCACCGTTTGGAGATTTCGATCGAGGGGGGACCAGGATAACGCTTATTGTGGTTTCCGAGTTTATTGTTTCTAATATGGGCTGTTCAATCAGTAAGTTATCTGATCTCGTGTGTGCATCAAAACAGCTGCAGAAAGTTTTGGAGTGTTAGCGAATAAAGGCCGCTGtcgttcttctgtctctcttgagGTGTTGAGCATTTGGAGTGGTGATACGAACACAGGTCTTACGGGAAGACAACGTTCCTCGGCTTTCTCTACGGCAGGCGTGAGGTTGCAAGATTTTGCGAGTCGTACACTGCCGAAGAAATTAGAGATCGCGGTACCTGTCCAGTTATGTTTATGACGCTACTTGCCAAGAGAAACTGAATCGGTGCACATTTGAAAATTGTCCGTGGCTCTACCGAGTCCGTGGTAATTTCCACGTCGACAAGGCGCATCCATCCCATGTAGTAAGGCACAAGTATACAACGTCATTTGTGCTGAAGTCTCAGTGGGCAAGCGCCATAGGAATGTCCACGACATGCAAGGACTTAGCTACTGGCGTGGAGCAGGTTGTGTGTCTGCAGATCACCCCTCCTACAGCTGGTTTAGAGTCGAGTGACACAATAGAGACATCGTAACCTGTCAGCTGCGCGTCCCCGCCACTGAAACATGATGAGGTGTAGCTCTTGGATGTAGCATCTGTTGAAAAGGCGCTACAAGCGTTTTTATGGCTCCTGTGACGCATACCTCGAGCTCTGCAGTTATAATCTTCGCATATTCGATGGGTTTCACTTGCGTTCCATGTTCAGTCATCATACAGTGCAGGCCTGGTAGTTTCATTGAGGCGAGTTTCGCTTTTTGCTAAATGCCAGCAGCCGTCAAATGAATACCTAAGCCATCCGAAAGAAAACCTGTCAAATGAGCCTCGCGCGTAGCCCTCTGAGTGTTGACATCACGACTGATGGGGCATTCTGCCTATAATCAGGTCATGGACAATGTCATGCTTGGCGTTTTCGGTGAAATTATTAACGGACTCGCGGAACTGAACTGCGGGGCGGCGGGTTTCTTTACACAGCGGACAGCCCCACAACGACTGTCTGTTCGGTCAGATGTGCCGATGGAAAACATCGACTGCTCGACGCAGAGGCAGAACAGGGCATGGTCTAAGGCTCGTCGCTTATACGTTCCAAGCACTCGACACTGGAGAAAGGGTTAAATGACCTGAGGCACTCCTCAAATCACGTGGCTTCGGTGAGTTTATGTGACTGACACTGGATGTCTTTCGTTTGGTCCCCGGCTATTGAAACCTGAAGACTGAGACACCATAGCCGCAGACTTGCTGATGATCTGTTGCCACTGATGGCTAGATTGTTCTAAGCATATTAGTTTTGTTCGTGTGGGACGAGAAGGTGTGTAATCCACAGACCAAAGACACTTGTATGCGTGGTGACAAGAGGTTTAAGCTTACAGCCGATGAGCCCATGTTCTGAACACAATTCTCACTACAACAGCAAGAGAGCAAGAATGAACAGTGATGTCTACGGTCAAAGTGAGCGGTGGTTCTGATTTGCCccagaagacaagaaaagagaggtcTTTTGAATTTCCTGTTGCGAGACGCGGTTTCCGTTGCTCTTGAACTCGCACGGTGGAAACCTCTTCAAACGGTTAAATAATATTGCACCTTGCAGTTTCTGAAACGTGTGTCTGATGAAACAGTCGGAAATCACATGTTCCTGTTAGCGGGCCGTTTAGTTCGGATACTCATATGAGCGATCCTTGGAAGACTTCCTTTTCTTTACTGTTTTTAGATCGTTACCTGTATAAGAAAAAACAGGTCACTCTACTTGACCGAAAGCCTTCCTCCCGTGCTGATGGAAACTTGCTTTTCAGCACACCCACAGTACGCGTGATGATGTAGGTGTTCGTGCCCTAACAAGAGATAAGAAATCCCGCACCCCACAATTGCAGCAGGTTTCCGAATTTGGGGAAATCACTATCCCTTTCCATTGGCCGTTATCTCTCCGTTTTCAGTTCCGTTGGCACTGCAGCCGAAATGGTGTGCCTCACGGCAGACTTCATTCGACACTGCCAGCGAGCCGATTCTTCCGCGAAACGGTGCCAGACAGCTTTCTTGAAAGCAAAGCTGGCCAAACAAGGTGAACGTTCGAAATACGCTGACACGTCACCCATACAGTCGTTATTGCACCCTGAAGATGAGGGTGAGGACAGAGGCACCTCCTTAGCTGCAAGAGGTAGACCTGACACCGAACCCTTGCGAACCCAGTGCGAATTTGGGACTTCAGACGAAGCGAATAGAGCTGCCACCACCTTTTCTCGGAAGCTGGGCGATGCGACAGAAATTCGGAAGCAAACGACAAAGCAGCAAACGGGATCTCTAGCCTATCTGTCACATTTGCGACTGAATTGCCGCAATATTGATTCTATCGCTTCGGAAACGGCAGCAGAACTTCCACGTCTCCAGGTGAGCTAGAACCCACGGTTGAGCAGAGAATGTCACTGTAGTACGCGGCTCATCAACAGCACGGAATCTTGAGCAGAGACATTATGCATCGAATGCGACAGCTATTATTCCTCcattctcgtttctttcttctgagCATGAGAGGACAACTCGACGAAGATATCGATAACAACAGACAACAGAAGGATGTGGCAGGATAAATGCTACGTCGTAAGCTGTGTACCCTGTTTTTGTGTGATGCCAGATGTTATACCTCATGGACAATAGCCTCGCTGGTGTAAGGACGTTGGGGTACCTGCCTTCTTTGCGAGGTCTGTACCTCCAGAGTAATGAACTCACATCTACGGAAGGCCTCGACCAGCTCCCTTATTTGACTGAGTTGAATCTGGATGACAACAAGATTTCCACGTTCGAAGGGTTAGCGAGTTCCACTTGCCTTTGCCGGCTGTCCCTGACAGCTCAAAGGACGGCCACACCGTTATTTTTCTGTCCTAAAGTCTTGACTGTGTTAAGTCAATCTCTGAGATACTTAAACATATCGAAGAATAGAGTGCAAGATCTTGCACCTATCGGTAAATTACAGTTTCTTGAAGCTCTCCACGCAACGGAGAACCTGGTCAGGGAAATCGGATCGATCGAGGCTATGCTCGACGGCTGCAGAAAGCTTTCCACTGTGGATCTACGCCACAATCCGGTCACTAAAGTGCGACATTACTGGGATCGTCTCCTGTTGGGAGCCTCTACAACTCTGAAGGAGGCAGACGGTCGGGAAGTTACTTGCGCTAGGAGATCCTTCGTCCGGGAACTCCACAAACGGCGATGCGCCTTTAGAGGACAAAGAGCACGCgaaggggaggagaaaagggtgGCACATTCTAACTCCGAGTCCTGTTCTGGAAATATTCTTGTAACGAGATCGCTTCAAAGCAGCCTACGAAATTAAACATCACACCCCCCACCTTTCTAAAAGCAGTCTAaccatgtatatatgcttgtGATGGATAATGAAGGCCCTTTAGAGCATTTTCTTTCTGGGTGAGACATAACAACATTTGCAGTGCGTGTTAAACGACAAAGCGAGAGCATTGCCTTCTGTCAACCCGCTGTAGTTCTGCAACTACGAGTCGCTGGCGTAAGCGAGAGAATGAGCAAATCCACATGCTACACATAATGGGCTTTGCCACGGGGGGGACCAGGAAGGTCTGGTCGAAAACGCGTGAACTTTTTTCACTAATCGTGGATGACTCGCCGAGCCAAACAGGCCAAAAGGCGAAGGGCACAGAGACATAAACCCACGGTAGAGACCATGTGGAGCTCCACCACAAGATTGAATAATGATGGAAATACACGCCTAAATTTACCCATTTCCTACAATATTTACACATAGCTTCCTCATACGCCTGAGAACTTACGAGCTAGGCAGCTCGTCGTGAGACTCCTTTTTCCTGATTGGCAAGGCCAACGCCGCTAACCTGCTGACGGATCTCTTCCGCTCCCCCGTAAGGCTAGTCACCGCCTATTGCGACTTCAAGTCAGTTGGGAAGGTTACACTCTCCTTCATGTCTTGATGTTGTACGGTAACAAGACTTTTCAGGGTGCATACTTCCTATCCAGATAGCATCTGACGCGTCAAGTTCCTAGAATTGCAGCTACCGATGGCTGACCCGAGGAGaactgtgttttttctcaccTTCCCAATCCACCACGTGTTTGGCCTTCTAATCTCCACATTTTTATGCTCCACTTGCTCCGTACCACTATATTTCTGAAGTGGAAATGCGCTCCCTTGATTGCTGTCTTCTACATCTAAGTGCGGCACTGGATTGGACACGTACTTCTGGGGACACTATGCGAGGGCACCTGTCCCGGACTTCAGAGCCTTTTGAACGCGTAATGGCGTAACAACGTGAATTGGGGCAccgccttttttttccaATGCCCTCAGCGCAAAACATGGTGTCCCAACTGTTTTAATTATACTCAACGACTTTGTGTCTTCAGGAGGACGAAACATGGGGTGACGGCCTGCAGTTGTCGGGCCGTCTGCCGTCCAGCGCATGATACTCGGTTTTTTTCccagccgcatgcagcccttttttctcggggCATTAGACCCATCATGCATCCATCTGTCCCCTGTTTCGTCAACTGTTAGACCTAACGTCGTTTGATCTTCCTCGTCAGCTCGTCGCTATATGCGTTGTTGTGGGGAGGTACCCATGAGAGTTTTTGGGCTTTTTCCGGGTGAAGTGAGGTCATTTGTTCTTATGTGTGAGTGTATCGTTTATCCGGTTTCAGCTAACCTGCCGCTGATGACGCCAGTCTTTCAACATGCCTCTAGCACACCATTGGGAATGACCTGAATTCTTGTATAAATACTACTGGGTACCTTAAACTTGTAAAATTATTACGAAAAACTACTGTAAGATCGAAAGATTTTTTTTTTTGCCACGGGGTCGTGACCCATGTTTTGAGCCTCCATCTGTCGATTGGTTGCTCGGCTCGCGCTGGAAGACAGCCGCCCAACCTGCTTCTGGTGTCTGAGCGAAAGGCTTTCTTCCACCGTGTTCCATGGACCTTCCACCTGCATCTGCTGACGTTTTTTCGTGCTTCTAGAGATCGGATGACGTCATGAAACCTCAACCTCTCCAGACTACTCCATCGACGAGACAAAACTCACTCTGCATCAGTCTGCAGCGAGTTGGGATTGACGCACGAGGAGTGACGCTCTGTATTTGTTTTCCCACCTCATGAACGGTCCAATCTACCAAAGCAGTCAGTATAGACTGCGAATTTCTATGATGAGGCACATTCATGATGCTGTGACTTCTGTCCCCACTGCATGGCATCCGGCCGACACTGCCAATTGGCGCCTGACGGCAGGTAGGATTTGCATCTCCGTTGGGTCTGAAAATTTTTTCCGTGTCGGGAAATGTGCTCTCGTAGCATCAAGATGGCCTTAGGGGCTCCATGTCGTATGGTGTTTCCGAATCCTCTCATGAGGATGACTTCGCTTCCTGGTGTAGGACATCTACGTGCACCTGCAGCCGATGAAGTAGTGACCACAGCGAAATGCTGCAAATCTTGACTTCTGATAGCCTTCCTGAGTCTTGAGCGTCTCCACCTGTATGTTGTCTCCACCGCTGGGAGGTGTTCTTTCTGTCGTTGAGATCCCCAAAACTGTAGGGACGGGTCATGGCTCTTTGGGTGCACATGCTCTCGGATCACTCTTCTCCAGCTCTGCGTCACCGCTTCATTCCTTCTTTGTACGTAGCCTTTTAATGAGAGTTCCCATAGTTATCCGAcggtttctccgtttccagtCCTGGTCCAGCGGCGTTATGTTATCTCcggcgagaaacgcacacTGCGTTTCCCGTGTGCTGAAGCTGTCGAAGCAGCCTGCAGACCTTCATTTGGGGCCTGGTAGCCTCTCCCCTACCGGCGGTCTCCAGGGACTTTTCCGCAGGAACCGTTTTTTCCCGAATCGGTGGGCATTTTGCGGCAACCGTACGCGAACTCTGTGGACATGTCTCCCCTGTTGACTTTTTTTTTGAGGTCGATTGTTAGCACGGGCGACCAGGAGTGGACCGTCCACTGCTTCGTCAAGAATGCGGCCGCAGCAAACTGAGAGGCCTTCTCAACATTCACGAGTTTTGCGGTGGGAGGACAGATCAGCAGAGGCCGCGTAATGGCGTCGaattcttccttttcttcccagaTGCCGCGTCGCGGCTGGCAAGGCACGGCAGATGGGACGCCAGAAGTAGGGCCCGATCTCCCAACTTCAGCTGATTTCACAGCATCGTGTTACGATCACGCGTCGTTCCgtggacagagaaacacggaCTTAGCCTGCGGAGATCCGAGGGAAAGACATTTAGCTTTCGGAGGTTCAGGGTGGGTGAGGCAGAGAGATGCGAGAACCGGGGAGGCTGGAGAGCAGTGCGCGTT from Neospora caninum Liverpool complete genome, chromosome XI encodes:
- a CDS encoding putative leucine rich repeat protein, with the protein product MLYLMDNSLAGVRTLGYLPSLRGLYLQSNELTSTEGLDQLPYLTELNLDDNKISTFEGLASSTCLCRLSLTAQRTATPLFFCPKVLTVLSQSLRYLNISKNRVQDLAPIGKLQFLEALHATENLVREIGSIEAMLDGCRKLSTVDLRHNPVTKVRHYWDRLLLGASTTLKEADGREVTCARRSFVRELHKRRCAFRGQRAREGEEKRVAHSNSESCSGNILVTRSLQSSLRN